In Dehalogenimonas etheniformans, one genomic interval encodes:
- a CDS encoding complex I subunit 4 family protein encodes MDIPLLTLTIAIPIAGTLLIAFWPRLSPRTIRWVSLIATAIPLLISLIIFIGFDRSDSMSGVMQFTEKLSWIPLINANYSLGVDGLSLPFLVLTTFIGFLVILISWKIDLRVREYFAWVLLLQAAITGVFIATDFLLFFIFWELELIPMYFLIAIWGAGRKEYSALKYVLYTLLGGAFILAGILILYFATGSLDMTNLISADLTEVMKSGALALTFIFFFLGFAIKLPVFPFHTWLPDAHTDAPTAVSVILAGTLLKMGGYAMIRINASMFPDEALKFAPVILVLAVINVIYGGAITLKQTDIKRLIAYSSISHMGFVLLGIFALSQISMVGASLQMVSHGIITGLLFAIVGVVMHNSHERSIPKLGGLANQMPRTAIIFILGGLGAMGVPATSGFIAEVTVFLGSFSSGVVGGIQVFTLLCLLGILLAAAYILWTVQRVFFGLPHPKFEGVHDADKVEQTFSIIFIAAMFVIGLYPRIITDVIDSGIRPIAALFGGS; translated from the coding sequence TTGGATATCCCATTATTGACACTGACCATCGCTATTCCAATAGCCGGTACACTGCTAATTGCTTTTTGGCCAAGGCTTTCGCCAAGAACCATAAGATGGGTGTCACTCATTGCCACCGCTATACCTCTGCTCATTTCCCTGATCATCTTTATCGGATTCGATCGCTCGGATTCGATGAGCGGCGTGATGCAATTCACCGAAAAACTTTCGTGGATTCCGCTCATCAACGCCAATTACTCCCTTGGAGTCGATGGTTTGTCTCTCCCGTTTTTGGTTCTGACAACCTTCATCGGTTTCCTGGTGATCCTGATTTCATGGAAAATCGATCTCAGAGTGAGGGAATATTTCGCCTGGGTCCTTTTGCTGCAGGCCGCTATCACCGGTGTATTCATCGCCACCGATTTCCTTCTGTTCTTCATCTTCTGGGAGCTAGAGTTGATTCCTATGTACTTCCTGATCGCCATCTGGGGCGCCGGGCGAAAGGAGTATTCGGCTCTCAAGTACGTTCTTTATACCCTCCTGGGTGGCGCTTTTATACTCGCCGGAATTTTGATTCTCTACTTTGCCACCGGCTCCCTTGACATGACGAATCTGATCAGTGCCGATCTGACAGAAGTCATGAAGTCCGGAGCATTGGCGCTCACCTTCATCTTCTTTTTCCTTGGATTTGCTATCAAATTGCCGGTCTTCCCTTTCCACACATGGCTGCCAGATGCCCATACAGATGCACCCACAGCGGTTTCGGTGATCCTTGCCGGCACACTCCTAAAAATGGGCGGTTATGCCATGATCCGCATCAACGCCTCGATGTTCCCGGATGAGGCGCTCAAGTTCGCGCCGGTCATCCTGGTGCTAGCTGTGATCAACGTCATTTACGGCGGAGCTATTACGCTCAAACAAACCGACATCAAGCGCCTGATCGCGTATTCGTCTATCAGCCACATGGGCTTTGTTCTCCTAGGCATCTTCGCCCTCAGTCAAATATCGATGGTCGGCGCTTCGCTCCAGATGGTATCCCACGGCATTATCACCGGGCTTTTATTTGCCATCGTCGGCGTGGTCATGCATAACAGCCACGAACGCAGCATTCCAAAACTGGGGGGCTTGGCGAACCAAATGCCGCGGACAGCAATCATCTTTATCCTGGGCGGCTTAGGCGCGATGGGGGTACCGGCAACCTCTGGCTTTATCGCCGAAGTCACGGTGTTCCTGGGGTCCTTCAGTAGTGGGGTCGTAGGCGGCATCCAGGTGTTCACTCTGCTCTGCTTATTAGGTATTCTATTAGCCGCGGCGTATATTTTGTGGACTGTTCAGCGCGTGTTCTTTGGCCTGCCGCATCCCAAATTCGAAGGTGTTCATGATGCGGACAAAGTTGAGCAGACTTTTTCGATCATATTCATCGCGGCCATGTTCGTTATCGGCTTATACCCCCGGATTATCACAGACGTCATCGATAGCGGGATACGCCCAATCGCGGCTTTATTTGGAGGTTCCTAG
- a CDS encoding NADH-quinone oxidoreductase subunit A, translating into MLTQFSYVGLFIIIGAVFILVTLGIPILLTHLGVVPKKPSKVKQDTYECGMETTGRSWVQFNFRYYIFALMLIVVDVLAVFLYPWAANLGDLGAPAFFVIAFFLFIVTVGYIYAWKKKALEWQ; encoded by the coding sequence GTGCTCACTCAATTCAGCTACGTCGGGCTCTTCATTATTATCGGGGCTGTTTTTATATTGGTAACCTTGGGCATCCCCATTCTGTTGACACATCTTGGTGTAGTTCCTAAGAAACCCTCCAAAGTTAAACAAGACACCTATGAATGCGGAATGGAGACCACCGGCCGCAGTTGGGTCCAGTTCAATTTCCGCTATTATATCTTCGCCCTGATGCTAATAGTCGTAGATGTATTGGCTGTCTTTCTGTACCCCTGGGCGGCTAATCTCGGCGATCTAGGCGCACCGGCCTTTTTTGTTATCGCTTTCTTTTTATTTATCGTAACGGTTGGATATATATATGCCTGGAAAAAGAAGGCATTGGAATGGCAATAG
- a CDS encoding NADH-quinone oxidoreductase subunit B, producing MAIDPIHRGIYSEIDMDVREGGEIEAFYAGHQIPIPDPIDWINAPPLAQNVLLTSVDKVINWSRRSSVWPVTFGLACCAIEMMCTAASRFDLARFGMEIFRASPRQADLMIVAGTLTWKMAPWLRRIYDQMPEPKWVLAMGACGTSGGMFKGSYSVVPGFNKVVPIDVYVPGCPPRPEALIEAITDIHAKIEKMHPTRKTSE from the coding sequence ATGGCAATAGATCCCATTCATCGCGGAATATATTCAGAAATAGATATGGACGTCCGAGAAGGCGGCGAAATCGAAGCTTTTTACGCCGGCCACCAGATACCAATACCGGATCCGATCGATTGGATAAATGCACCGCCCCTAGCTCAAAATGTCCTCCTCACAAGCGTTGATAAAGTCATCAATTGGTCGCGACGTTCTTCAGTCTGGCCGGTAACTTTTGGATTAGCTTGCTGCGCCATTGAAATGATGTGTACTGCTGCCTCCAGGTTCGACCTCGCCCGGTTCGGGATGGAGATTTTCCGCGCCTCCCCGAGACAAGCTGATCTCATGATCGTCGCCGGAACATTGACTTGGAAAATGGCTCCTTGGCTCCGGCGCATTTATGACCAGATGCCTGAGCCAAAATGGGTGCTGGCGATGGGCGCCTGCGGGACCTCAGGCGGTATGTTCAAGGGATCATATTCGGTGGTGCCCGGTTTTAACAAAGTAGTGCCCATCGATGTTTACGTCCCCGGATGCCCTCCACGCCCGGAGGCTCTCATCGAAGCCATTACGGACATTCACGCCAAGATCGAAAAGATGCACCCCACCAGGAAAACCAGCGAATAA
- the nuoK gene encoding NADH-quinone oxidoreductase subunit NuoK, protein MGLNHYLVLSAVLFGIGLWGSLSKKSAVVILMCIELMLNAAAIAMVAFSRFVVPGLLTGQVFAIFIIVVAAAEATVALAIIMSIYRSRDSIDATKIDLMKW, encoded by the coding sequence ATTGGGCTGAATCATTACCTTGTCCTTTCGGCCGTGCTTTTCGGTATCGGCCTGTGGGGCTCCCTTTCCAAGAAAAGCGCAGTAGTCATCCTTATGTGTATCGAATTGATGCTGAATGCCGCCGCCATAGCCATGGTAGCGTTCTCGCGATTCGTAGTCCCTGGCCTTCTGACCGGGCAAGTTTTTGCGATCTTCATCATCGTGGTTGCGGCAGCCGAGGCCACCGTCGCCCTGGCAATAATCATGTCGATCTACCGCAGTCGGGACAGCATCGACGCCACGAAAATCGATCTCATGAAATGGTGA
- a CDS encoding NADH-quinone oxidoreductase subunit D: MTLNTEQYAINIGPQHPSTHGVFRFRLTLDGEVIVDVEPIFGYLHRGMEKIAEGRNYTKNIPLTDRLDYLSSMINNHAYCMAVENLMGVKVPERAEYIRVIMAELQRIASHLAGIGFFLNDIGAFMTPLLYMFREREKIIEMFDMVCGQRLNYNYMRFGGVSMDLPRDFLPALNKLLNQLPGYVNEYDRLISTNEIALVRAKGVGILPRELAINASAAGPVLRGSGVKWDLRKDQPYSIYERFEFDIPTGEAGDTYDRYIVRLEEIRQSVRILKQAVEQLPEGETLAKVSKLVRPPAGSETYAAVEGPKGELGFFIASDGTENPYRWHVRAPSLINLTVIREMLLGWKVADLMAIFGSIDIVMGEVDR; the protein is encoded by the coding sequence GTGACGCTTAACACCGAACAATACGCCATCAATATAGGTCCGCAACACCCCAGCACCCATGGAGTGTTCCGTTTCCGCTTGACTCTCGATGGTGAGGTGATCGTCGACGTTGAGCCCATCTTTGGTTACCTCCACCGGGGTATGGAAAAAATCGCCGAAGGAAGAAACTACACCAAAAACATCCCGCTCACAGATAGACTTGATTATCTTTCATCGATGATCAACAACCATGCTTACTGCATGGCTGTCGAGAACCTTATGGGAGTTAAGGTCCCTGAACGGGCTGAGTATATCCGGGTTATCATGGCCGAACTCCAGCGGATCGCCAGCCATCTCGCGGGTATCGGCTTCTTCCTTAACGACATCGGCGCGTTCATGACGCCTCTCCTATACATGTTTCGAGAGCGCGAAAAAATCATCGAGATGTTCGATATGGTCTGTGGCCAGCGGCTCAACTATAACTATATGCGTTTTGGCGGCGTCTCCATGGATCTTCCCAGGGATTTTTTGCCGGCTCTGAACAAGCTTCTGAACCAGTTGCCGGGCTATGTTAATGAATATGACCGGCTCATATCAACCAATGAGATCGCGTTGGTACGGGCAAAGGGTGTCGGTATACTGCCACGCGAATTGGCTATCAATGCCTCAGCTGCCGGTCCTGTGCTTCGGGGCAGCGGCGTTAAATGGGACCTTCGTAAAGATCAGCCATACTCCATATATGAGCGGTTCGAGTTCGACATCCCGACCGGTGAAGCCGGCGACACCTACGACCGTTACATTGTGCGGCTTGAAGAGATCCGTCAAAGCGTCCGAATATTGAAACAGGCTGTCGAACAATTACCTGAGGGCGAGACGCTGGCTAAGGTGTCCAAACTAGTGAGACCTCCGGCCGGTTCGGAAACATACGCTGCTGTTGAGGGTCCGAAAGGCGAATTGGGATTCTTCATCGCCTCAGACGGCACGGAGAATCCCTACCGCTGGCACGTCCGCGCTCCCAGCCTTATCAATCTGACGGTCATCCGAGAAATGCTCCTTGGCTGGAAGGTAGCCGATCTGATGGCGATCTTCGGCAGCATCGATATCGTTATGGGTGAGGTGGACCGTTAA
- a CDS encoding NuoI/complex I 23 kDa subunit family protein: MSSFKNFGEGLLRGLDVTAKHLGRKWITVQYPEQKLVMSQRLRGTDIIWDRVSCISCRACERACPVGAISMTVSRGEDKKLKTDDFTIDFGLCIFCGLCIESCPTGISIYLGYSYANTNYHCSSTKEAKTGNTPSDGRCVELVRSNDALLVDDAVRPRSGYYRPGIEVILPPQTLLLNQTTYLEDLKKRGEK, translated from the coding sequence ATGTCATCGTTTAAAAACTTCGGTGAAGGGCTCCTCCGTGGCCTTGATGTAACCGCTAAGCACCTGGGTCGCAAGTGGATCACGGTCCAGTATCCCGAGCAAAAACTGGTCATGTCGCAACGGTTAAGGGGCACGGACATTATCTGGGATCGGGTAAGTTGCATCTCTTGCCGCGCCTGCGAGCGAGCCTGCCCCGTAGGTGCCATCTCCATGACCGTCTCCCGCGGTGAAGATAAAAAACTCAAAACCGACGATTTCACGATTGATTTCGGTCTGTGCATTTTTTGCGGTTTATGCATCGAATCGTGCCCGACCGGAATCTCCATTTACCTCGGTTATAGTTATGCCAACACCAATTATCATTGCTCATCAACCAAAGAAGCTAAAACAGGGAACACGCCGTCGGATGGTCGCTGTGTTGAACTTGTCAGGTCCAATGATGCGCTGCTGGTGGACGATGCCGTCCGCCCGCGCTCCGGTTACTACCGTCCTGGTATTGAGGTCATACTTCCACCGCAAACCCTGCTCCTTAACCAGACAACCTACCTGGAAGATTTGAAAAAGCGGGGCGAAAAATAA
- a CDS encoding NADH-quinone oxidoreductase subunit C has product MKDLDFISVARRIADRFGENSVAADDKRLMIRSEQLADVVLFLRDDPELALDYLNSITGIDHKTHFSMVYHLTSITKGHRLTFKVDLDDRTKPNLPSVTPVWRGADLQEREIFDLLGIEFTGHPNLKRIFLWEGFPGYPLRKDWVNRDA; this is encoded by the coding sequence ATGAAGGACTTGGATTTTATCTCCGTCGCCCGGCGCATTGCAGACCGTTTTGGCGAAAATTCGGTCGCCGCGGATGACAAACGGCTTATGATTCGTTCCGAACAGTTGGCCGATGTCGTGCTGTTCCTTCGCGACGATCCCGAACTTGCGCTGGATTACCTGAACTCCATTACCGGCATTGATCACAAAACACATTTCTCTATGGTCTATCACCTTACCTCAATCACCAAGGGGCATCGGCTCACCTTCAAGGTAGACCTCGACGACCGGACTAAGCCAAACCTCCCATCCGTCACTCCTGTTTGGCGGGGCGCTGATCTTCAAGAACGTGAAATCTTCGATCTTTTGGGAATCGAATTCACCGGTCATCCCAATCTTAAGCGGATTTTCCTTTGGGAGGGATTCCCCGGTTATCCCTTGCGAAAGGACTGGGTAAACCGTGACGCTTAA
- the nuoL gene encoding NADH-quinone oxidoreductase subunit L, which produces MITPFFVWAIFVLPLLAFALIALFVKPFLRPQPEVSGYIGIFAAGLALALSVWALSGVIQSPHHEIAIAPFDWLTIGSLQIQPGVILDSLTAVMLVVITAVALMVNIYSMGYMAGDPGFERYFAVLSLFSASMIGLVLSDNLFITFIFWELVGLCSYLLIGFWFQRPAAAAAAKKAFIVTRIGDFGFLAAILVLFTNSGTLDIRELNGLAVAGVLAGGVITWAALGIFLGAMGKSAQFPLHVWLPDAMEGPTPVSALIHAATMVAAGVFLVARTYPLFEQSSVALTTVAVIGGVTAIFAASMGLVMHDMKRVLAYSTISQLGYMMLGLGTGGIAIAMFHLMNHAFFKSLLFLGSGSVNHSTGTFDLRQMGGLKSKLPKTYWTMVIASLSMAGIWPLSGFFSKDEIVAGSSTQPILMIFALITVFLTAFYMFRLIFLAFHGTYRGQSHPHNPPAVMTAPLIILAVPAAFSGFLNLNGGFAGLFGHGETRSLLEGLFGVFKEPVTWISLLLAMSGIFLAYSIYVKGWLSVENISRRFGALYELVRRKYFFDELYEKVIGELLLLRGIFNGFQYFDSRLLDNGLNTIVVENAITRSLFGRFKYFDEKAVDGAVDAVADNTVAAGSGLRRAQTGQLQTYGLFFAFGILAIIIAIFLAG; this is translated from the coding sequence TTGATCACTCCGTTTTTTGTTTGGGCGATCTTTGTGCTACCTCTGTTAGCATTCGCGTTGATCGCTCTTTTCGTAAAACCGTTCTTAAGACCCCAGCCTGAAGTCAGCGGGTATATCGGTATTTTTGCGGCAGGCCTGGCTTTGGCTCTATCAGTGTGGGCACTTTCAGGAGTGATCCAATCCCCCCACCACGAGATTGCCATCGCGCCTTTTGATTGGCTGACGATCGGAAGTCTCCAGATCCAACCGGGGGTCATTCTGGACAGCCTGACAGCGGTTATGCTGGTGGTCATCACGGCTGTCGCCCTCATGGTCAATATATATTCAATGGGATACATGGCAGGCGATCCCGGCTTCGAGCGGTATTTTGCTGTTCTCTCTCTTTTCAGCGCCTCGATGATAGGTCTGGTCTTGTCCGACAACCTGTTCATCACTTTCATATTCTGGGAATTGGTCGGCTTGTGTTCATACCTGCTTATTGGTTTCTGGTTCCAACGTCCTGCTGCCGCAGCGGCGGCAAAAAAAGCATTCATCGTTACCAGAATCGGTGATTTCGGTTTCCTCGCAGCGATCCTTGTTCTTTTTACTAATTCCGGTACCCTCGATATTCGCGAACTGAACGGTCTGGCGGTTGCAGGTGTTTTAGCCGGCGGGGTAATCACCTGGGCGGCTCTGGGCATTTTCCTCGGAGCCATGGGCAAAAGCGCCCAATTTCCGCTTCACGTTTGGCTGCCGGATGCCATGGAAGGTCCGACGCCTGTTTCGGCCTTGATCCATGCGGCGACCATGGTCGCCGCCGGAGTATTCTTGGTTGCCCGGACATACCCGTTGTTCGAACAATCCTCGGTAGCGCTGACCACCGTCGCGGTTATCGGCGGAGTCACGGCCATCTTCGCCGCCAGTATGGGACTCGTCATGCATGACATGAAACGGGTGCTGGCTTATTCGACAATCTCACAACTCGGGTATATGATGCTCGGCCTGGGCACCGGCGGCATAGCAATTGCCATGTTCCACCTGATGAACCATGCCTTTTTCAAAAGCTTGTTGTTCCTGGGCTCGGGTTCGGTCAATCACTCCACGGGAACATTCGATCTGCGTCAAATGGGGGGTCTGAAAAGCAAATTGCCGAAGACCTACTGGACGATGGTCATCGCCTCCCTTTCAATGGCCGGTATCTGGCCTCTTTCGGGATTTTTCAGCAAGGATGAGATAGTCGCCGGATCTTCCACGCAACCAATCCTAATGATTTTTGCTCTCATAACGGTGTTCCTGACCGCTTTCTATATGTTCCGGTTGATCTTTCTTGCTTTCCACGGCACGTATCGTGGTCAAAGCCATCCCCATAATCCACCGGCCGTAATGACGGCGCCGCTCATTATTCTTGCAGTACCTGCGGCGTTTTCGGGGTTCCTAAATCTCAACGGAGGGTTCGCCGGTCTTTTCGGACATGGTGAAACCCGGAGCCTTCTGGAAGGTTTGTTCGGCGTATTTAAAGAACCGGTCACCTGGATATCTTTGTTGCTCGCCATGTCCGGCATATTCCTTGCTTATTCAATATATGTCAAAGGTTGGCTGTCGGTCGAAAATATCTCCCGGAGGTTCGGCGCTCTTTACGAGTTGGTCCGGCGTAAATACTTCTTTGATGAACTCTACGAGAAAGTAATCGGAGAACTGTTACTCTTGCGCGGTATTTTCAACGGCTTCCAGTATTTCGACTCCCGCTTGCTGGACAACGGATTAAACACCATCGTGGTAGAAAATGCGATTACGCGTTCACTGTTCGGGCGTTTCAAATACTTTGACGAGAAAGCCGTCGACGGCGCTGTGGATGCCGTGGCGGACAACACCGTAGCCGCCGGTTCTGGATTGAGGCGGGCTCAAACAGGTCAACTCCAAACATACGGCCTGTTCTTCGCTTTCGGCATTTTGGCGATCATCATCGCCATTTTCTTGGCCGGCTAA
- a CDS encoding NADH-quinone oxidoreductase subunit J family protein, giving the protein MAVAFWVFAIGIIVSALGVVLLKNVFRASLMLVLCFFLVAGLFASLTADFLAAIQVLIYVGAISILIILAIMLTREITLGSLTNKLKMPALVASGFVSISLIATAINTDWPVSKVPPAEPTTPLLANLLFSPENFMLPLEMAAVLLLTTIIGAIILVRDK; this is encoded by the coding sequence ATGGCCGTTGCTTTTTGGGTCTTTGCGATTGGTATTATCGTCAGCGCATTAGGGGTTGTCCTCCTGAAAAATGTTTTCCGCGCGTCACTTATGTTAGTCTTGTGCTTCTTCCTGGTTGCCGGGCTGTTTGCCAGCTTAACGGCAGACTTCCTCGCCGCGATCCAGGTGCTCATTTACGTCGGTGCGATTTCGATTCTAATCATTCTGGCAATCATGCTGACAAGAGAAATCACTCTGGGCAGCCTGACTAATAAACTCAAGATGCCTGCGCTGGTGGCGAGCGGTTTTGTTTCTATTTCACTCATCGCTACCGCTATCAATACGGATTGGCCGGTATCAAAGGTGCCTCCGGCGGAGCCTACAACTCCGTTGTTGGCAAACCTGCTGTTTTCACCCGAAAATTTCATGCTGCCGCTCGAAATGGCGGCGGTTCTCCTTTTAACCACCATAATCGGAGCGATAATTTTGGTGAGAGACAAGTAG
- a CDS encoding NADH-quinone oxidoreductase subunit N — translation MNYSLLTPEYIVLGTAVAVILVDLFVPNKKVLVGLSIAGLIASISAAILQWPSTPQSLFGGMIAHDSFAGFFKVFFPVMAGLVILASVDYVENFKKFHGEYHALVLLAALGMMLIAQSSNLITLYLSLEITAISFYVLVGIQKDKKSTESALKYVLLSGVASAVLVYGMALVFGFTGSTGLSEIAATIQSMAPSQVLDSPGLLMGLIFIIVGLGFKIAAVPFQFWVPDVYEGAPTPITMYLSVASKAAGFALIIRVLSSAFIEPSALANQWAPVIAVISAIGMTAGNLMAIPQKNIKRLLGYSTIAHAGYILVGLAALGNEPANSGLAIGSVLFYLICFAVSDLAAFISIIAISKQVKSDDFPDYAGLARSSPIMAGALTLALLSLTGFPPTAGFLAKFYVFNAGVQADLLWLVVIAAVNTVISAYYYFGVIKVLWLRESASQVAVPASKPLKTALGISTIGILVLGIIPAAVLKLSEAASTIFTR, via the coding sequence TTGAACTACAGCCTCCTGACTCCGGAATATATAGTTCTTGGTACAGCCGTCGCTGTAATTCTGGTGGATTTGTTTGTTCCCAACAAGAAGGTGTTGGTCGGCTTGTCGATTGCCGGGCTTATCGCATCGATCAGCGCGGCGATCCTTCAATGGCCTTCCACTCCCCAGAGTCTTTTCGGCGGGATGATCGCCCATGATTCATTTGCCGGTTTCTTCAAGGTATTTTTCCCCGTAATGGCAGGGCTTGTTATTCTTGCGTCAGTCGACTACGTTGAAAACTTCAAAAAATTCCACGGCGAATATCATGCCCTTGTCCTGTTGGCTGCCCTGGGCATGATGCTTATCGCTCAGTCTTCCAATTTGATTACGCTTTATCTTTCTTTAGAGATCACCGCAATCTCCTTTTACGTGCTGGTAGGCATCCAGAAAGATAAGAAATCGACAGAATCAGCTCTCAAATATGTTCTACTTTCAGGGGTCGCATCTGCGGTGCTCGTTTACGGCATGGCACTGGTTTTCGGGTTCACTGGCTCCACAGGCTTGTCCGAAATCGCCGCGACAATTCAATCAATGGCGCCTTCCCAGGTCTTGGACAGCCCGGGCCTATTGATGGGTCTCATATTCATTATCGTCGGTCTGGGATTTAAGATCGCGGCCGTACCATTCCAGTTCTGGGTGCCGGATGTCTACGAAGGCGCCCCTACGCCGATCACAATGTACCTATCTGTAGCATCCAAAGCTGCAGGTTTTGCTTTGATAATTCGGGTGTTGAGTAGCGCATTTATTGAACCTTCGGCGCTGGCTAACCAATGGGCGCCGGTTATAGCGGTGATATCTGCCATTGGCATGACCGCCGGCAATTTGATGGCGATACCCCAGAAAAATATCAAGCGCCTGCTCGGGTATTCGACCATCGCCCATGCCGGTTACATATTAGTCGGCTTAGCGGCTTTGGGTAATGAGCCTGCGAATTCAGGTCTCGCGATTGGTAGCGTTCTTTTTTATCTCATTTGCTTTGCGGTAAGCGACCTGGCAGCATTCATCAGCATCATAGCTATTTCGAAGCAGGTAAAAAGCGATGACTTCCCCGACTACGCAGGACTTGCCCGTTCCTCACCGATCATGGCCGGCGCCCTGACGCTGGCTTTGCTCTCGTTGACGGGTTTTCCGCCCACTGCCGGATTCCTTGCCAAATTTTATGTCTTCAATGCGGGTGTACAGGCAGATTTGTTGTGGCTGGTTGTTATTGCCGCCGTTAACACCGTCATCTCCGCTTACTACTATTTTGGGGTAATAAAGGTTCTTTGGCTAAGAGAATCCGCTAGCCAGGTCGCTGTACCTGCGTCAAAACCGCTCAAAACCGCTCTTGGAATATCGACGATCGGAATTCTGGTTCTCGGCATCATACCGGCCGCAGTCTTGAAATTATCCGAAGCGGCATCGACGATTTTTACACGATAA
- the nuoH gene encoding NADH-quinone oxidoreductase subunit NuoH — MDWLHFAVFTLIIFVFVISGVLFFIWFERRGLGRFQIRPGPNRAGPFGLLQPLADAVKVLLKEDIVPALADKPVHFLAPLIAFVPALAVFAVIPFGDGALLANLNIGILYIMSVSSVVVIGIFMAGWSSSNKYSLLGAMRTIAQEVSYEIPLVLSILGAVMLAGSLSLDDIVKAQNIPFILLQPLGFLIYMTAAMAEINRTPFDLLEADSEIIAGFQTEYSGMKFGLFYLTEYAETLSVSAIASTLFLGGWAGPLLPGFIWLLIKIVAVFTFIMWVRATFPRLRIDQVMAFGWKFLLPLAMLNLILTAVLVLTGLNDKVWLAVPLNFALAFILIIGASRQFRTGGGHVIV, encoded by the coding sequence ATGGACTGGCTCCATTTTGCCGTTTTCACCTTGATCATCTTCGTCTTCGTCATTAGCGGAGTGCTGTTTTTCATCTGGTTCGAACGTCGTGGCCTGGGACGCTTCCAGATCCGCCCTGGACCGAATCGGGCGGGCCCGTTCGGATTGCTCCAACCTTTGGCTGACGCCGTTAAAGTCCTTCTTAAAGAAGATATTGTGCCGGCATTAGCCGATAAGCCGGTACATTTCCTCGCTCCCCTCATAGCATTCGTTCCGGCGCTGGCTGTTTTTGCCGTCATCCCATTCGGCGATGGGGCTTTGCTCGCCAACCTTAACATCGGCATTTTATACATTATGTCGGTGAGTTCGGTGGTAGTGATCGGGATTTTCATGGCTGGTTGGTCATCCTCTAATAAGTATTCCCTGCTCGGTGCCATGCGCACCATTGCCCAGGAAGTCAGTTATGAGATTCCCCTGGTACTTTCAATACTAGGCGCTGTAATGCTGGCTGGCTCTCTCTCGCTCGACGATATCGTGAAAGCCCAGAATATCCCGTTTATCCTTCTGCAACCTCTCGGTTTCTTGATTTATATGACCGCCGCCATGGCTGAGATAAATCGTACGCCTTTCGATCTTCTTGAGGCTGACTCGGAAATCATTGCGGGTTTTCAGACCGAGTATTCGGGGATGAAATTCGGTCTCTTTTACCTCACGGAGTATGCGGAAACCCTTTCGGTTTCAGCTATAGCCAGCACCCTGTTTCTGGGAGGTTGGGCAGGTCCCCTGTTGCCTGGTTTCATCTGGCTGTTGATAAAGATCGTCGCAGTGTTTACGTTCATAATGTGGGTTCGGGCAACTTTCCCCAGGCTCAGGATCGATCAGGTCATGGCCTTTGGCTGGAAGTTCCTGTTGCCGCTCGCCATGCTCAACTTGATACTGACTGCCGTCCTGGTACTGACCGGGCTCAACGACAAAGTTTGGCTGGCGGTACCCTTGAATTTTGCTCTTGCATTTATTCTTATCATCGGCGCCAGTCGTCAATTCCGGACCGGAGGCGGCCATGTCATCGTTTAA